A DNA window from Phoenix dactylifera cultivar Barhee BC4 chromosome 13, palm_55x_up_171113_PBpolish2nd_filt_p, whole genome shotgun sequence contains the following coding sequences:
- the LOC103707286 gene encoding protein SRC2-like has product MAYRTLEVNLISAKDLKQVNLFSKMEVYAVVSLSGDPRSRQRTPPDREGGRNPAWNSTVRFNVPADNYERQVLHILLRAERALGDRDVGEVRIPLSELLDAAAGNGPKFVSYQVRKCTSGKPKGVLNLSYKVREKIAATAPAPPVAYPHPAGVPRSNQPVTAYPPASAYPPPGKAPKADEPVMAYPAAGTSSAAYPPYGAQPYPPPAGYPGYQPPPYQAGYGYPPAGYGYGAAQPVVQPPKKNKLGMGLGAGLLGGALGGLLIGDMISDSSAYDSGYDAGFDSGGGFDF; this is encoded by the coding sequence ATGGCGTACAGGACGCTGGAGGTCAACCTGATCTCGGCCAAGGACCTCAAGCAGGTCAATTTGTTCTCCAAGATGGAGGTCTACGCGGTGGTGTCGCTCTCCGGCGACCCCCGGTCGCGCCAGCGGACGCCTCCCGATCGGGAGGGGGGCAGGAACCCCGCCTGGAACTCGACCGTCCGCTTCAACGTCCCTGCCGACAACTATGAGCGCCAGGTCCTCCATATCCTCCTCCGCGCCGAGCGCGCCCTCGGCGACCGCGACGTCGGCGAGGTTCGCATCCCCCTGTCGGAGCTCCTCGACGCCGCCGCTGGCAACGGGCCCAAGTTCGTCAGCTACCAGGTCCGCAAGTGCACCTCCGGCAAGCCGAAAGGCGTCCTCAACCTCTCCTACAAGGTCCGCGAGAAGATCGCCGCCACCGCACCGGCTCCGCCGGTGGCCTACCCGCATCCGGCGGGGGTCCCCAGGTCCAATCAGCCCGTGACCGCGTATCCCCCCGCCTCCGCCTACCCACCGCCGGGGAAGGCACCGAAGGCCGACGAACCCGTGATGGCGTATCCCGCCGCCGGCACCAGCTCCGCCGCGTACCCACCTTACGGGGCGCAGCCATACCCGCCCCCGGCCGGATACCCGGGTTACCAGCCGCCGCCGTACCAGGCGGGGTACGGGTACCCACCGGCGGGGTACGGGTACGGTGCGGCGCAGCCGGTGGTGCAGCCGCCAAAGAAGAATAAGTTAGGGATGGGGCTGGGGGCGGGGTTGCTCGGTGGGGCCCTCGGGGGCCTTCTGATCGGGGATATGATCTCGGATTCGTCCGCCTACGATTCCGGCTACGACGCCGGCTTCGATTCTGGCGGCGGATTCGATTTTTAG
- the LOC103707287 gene encoding acyl-CoA-binding domain-containing protein 6 isoform X1: MAPAYPERFYAAAAYVGFGGSTVSSARAISRFQNDVALLLYALYQQATIGPCTVPEPSAWNPAEHSKWTSWHGLGKMAFAEAMRLFVKILEEEDPAWYSKAPEYIVEPTTGMEMHKPKLCLTTPNGNSSPKPNTISTEIGDMSETQDKDITMEGLGSVTMYDQWVAPPLSGQRPKPRYQHGSALLQEKMYIFGGNYNGRYLNDLQVLDLKTLTWSKVVAKSTSDSGESTVSMPVAPCSGHSLITWRSRILSVAGHTKNPSATVTVKEFDPQTCMWSNIETQGKAPVSRGGQSATLVGTRLVMFGGENAKRSLLNDLHILDLETMTWNEVDYIGTPPSPRSDHAAACHAERYLLIFGGASHAMCFNDLHVLDLKSMEWSRPKQHGVTPASRAGHAGVTVGENWFIVGGGNNKSGVSETLLLNMSTFTWSVVTTVQGRVPLASEGLSLVFASFTGEDVIISFGGYNGHYSNEVYVLKQSCKSNAQTRIVDGPDSITTSRAVEPEIETAQEGKVREIMMDNVDPLPANVRNVETSEKLVSALKVGNEELRATITREQFEMVHLKQELADAESRNANLTKELQSVRGQLAAEQSRCFKLEVDVAELRQKLQTMDTLQKELELLQRQKAAAEQAALNAERRQGSRGVWGWLAGTPPDKSDS, translated from the exons ATGGCCCCCGCTTATCCCGAGAGGTTCTACGCCGCCGCCGCCTACGTCGGATTCGGCGGATCTACCGTCTCCTCCGCCCGCGCGATCTCTCGCTTCCAGAACGATGTCGCTCTCTTGCTCTACGCCCTCTATCAGCAA GCAACTATAGGGCCTTGTACTGTTCCGGAACCCAGTGCGTGGAATCCTGCGGAGCATAGCAAGTGGACAAG TTGGCATGGGCTTGGAAAAATGGCTTTCGCAGAAGCAATGCGTCTTTTTGTGAAAATCTTGGAG GAGGAAGATCCTGCGTGGTATTCAAAGGCACCTGAATATATAGTTGAGCCTACTACAGGAATGGAAATGCAT AAGCCAAAACTATGCTTGACCACTCCCAATGGAAATTCCTCTCCAAAGCCTAATACTATTTCCACCGAAATTGGAGATATGTCAGAGACTCAAGATAAAGATATTACAATGGAGGGCCTTGGTTCGGTTACTATGTATGATCAATGGGTTGCACCTCCATTATCAGGACAACGTCCAAAGCCTCGATATCAG CATGGATCAGCTTTATTGCAAGAAAAGATGTACATCTTTGGTGGGAACTACAATGGCCGTTATCTTAATGACCTTCAG GTTCTGGACTTGAAAACTTTGACATGGTCTAAGGTGGTGGCTAAATCCACCTCTGATTCTGGGGAATCAACAGTCTCAATGCCAGTTGCTCCCTGTTCTGGCCACTCGCTG ATTACATGGAGAAGCAGAATTCTGTCTGTCGCAGGGCACACAAAAAATCCTTCTGCAACTGTTACAG TGAAGGAATTTGATCCGCAGACTTGCATGTGGTCAAACATAGAGACTCAAGGGAAGGCACCA GTCTCGCGTGGAGGTCAATCAGCGACCCTTGTTGGAACAAGATTAGTCATGTTTGGTGGTGAAAATGCAAAGAgatctctcttgaatgatttgcaCATTCTTGACTTGGAAACCATGACCTGGAATGAAGTTGATTATAT CGGCACGCCTCCTTCTCCGAGGTCAGATCATGCTGCTGCATGCCATGCGGAGCGATATCTTCTAATTTTTGGTGGGGCCTCACATGCTATGTGCTTTAATGATCTGCATGTCCTTGATTTGAAGAGT ATGGAATGGTCCAGACCGAAACAACATGGTGTGACTCCAGCTTCACGAGCTGGCCATGCAGGCGTAACAGTAGGAGAAAACTGGTTTATTGTTGGTGGTGGCAATAATAAGAGTG GGGTCTCTGAAACTCTTCTTCTTAACATGTCCACATTTACATGGTCGGTTGTCACTACCGTCCAAGGACGTGTACCCCTTGCTAGTGAG GGCCTGAGTTTGGTTTTCGCATCCTTCACCGGAGAAGATGTTATTATTTCTTTTGGAGGATACAATGGGCATTATAGCAATGAG GTCTATGTTCTCAAACAGAGCTGCAAATCAAATGCACAGACCAGGATAGTGGACGGACCCGATAGTATAACCACAAGTAGGGCTGTGGAACCTGAGATTGAAACAGCTCAAGAGGGGAAAGTGAGGGAAATCATGATGGACAATGTTGATCCACTGCCTGCG AATGTCAGAAATGTGGAAACAAGTGAGAAACTTGTATCAGCCCTTAAAGTGGGGAATGAAGAATTGAGAGCAACAATTACCAGGGAACAATTCGAGATGGTCCATCTTAAGCAAGAGCTAGCTGATGCAGAGTCACGAAATGCAAACCTTACAAAG GAGCTTCAATCTGTCCGTGGTCAGCTTGCTGCTGAACAGTCAAGATGCTTCAAACTTGAG GTTGATGTTGCAGAACTAAGACAGAAGCTACAGACCATGGATACTCTACAAAAGGAGCTTGAGCTGCTTCAACGGCAGAAGGCTGCTGCTGAGCAAGCAGCATTGAATGCCGAAAGGCGGCAGGGTTCTCGTGGTGTGTGGGGTTGGCTTGCTGGAACTCCCCCTGACAAGTCTGATTCCTGA
- the LOC103707287 gene encoding acyl-CoA-binding domain-containing protein 6 isoform X2, with amino-acid sequence MAFAEAMRLFVKILEEEDPAWYSKAPEYIVEPTTGMEMHKPKLCLTTPNGNSSPKPNTISTEIGDMSETQDKDITMEGLGSVTMYDQWVAPPLSGQRPKPRYQHGSALLQEKMYIFGGNYNGRYLNDLQVLDLKTLTWSKVVAKSTSDSGESTVSMPVAPCSGHSLITWRSRILSVAGHTKNPSATVTVKEFDPQTCMWSNIETQGKAPVSRGGQSATLVGTRLVMFGGENAKRSLLNDLHILDLETMTWNEVDYIGTPPSPRSDHAAACHAERYLLIFGGASHAMCFNDLHVLDLKSMEWSRPKQHGVTPASRAGHAGVTVGENWFIVGGGNNKSGVSETLLLNMSTFTWSVVTTVQGRVPLASEGLSLVFASFTGEDVIISFGGYNGHYSNEVYVLKQSCKSNAQTRIVDGPDSITTSRAVEPEIETAQEGKVREIMMDNVDPLPANVRNVETSEKLVSALKVGNEELRATITREQFEMVHLKQELADAESRNANLTKELQSVRGQLAAEQSRCFKLEVDVAELRQKLQTMDTLQKELELLQRQKAAAEQAALNAERRQGSRGVWGWLAGTPPDKSDS; translated from the exons ATGGCTTTCGCAGAAGCAATGCGTCTTTTTGTGAAAATCTTGGAG GAGGAAGATCCTGCGTGGTATTCAAAGGCACCTGAATATATAGTTGAGCCTACTACAGGAATGGAAATGCAT AAGCCAAAACTATGCTTGACCACTCCCAATGGAAATTCCTCTCCAAAGCCTAATACTATTTCCACCGAAATTGGAGATATGTCAGAGACTCAAGATAAAGATATTACAATGGAGGGCCTTGGTTCGGTTACTATGTATGATCAATGGGTTGCACCTCCATTATCAGGACAACGTCCAAAGCCTCGATATCAG CATGGATCAGCTTTATTGCAAGAAAAGATGTACATCTTTGGTGGGAACTACAATGGCCGTTATCTTAATGACCTTCAG GTTCTGGACTTGAAAACTTTGACATGGTCTAAGGTGGTGGCTAAATCCACCTCTGATTCTGGGGAATCAACAGTCTCAATGCCAGTTGCTCCCTGTTCTGGCCACTCGCTG ATTACATGGAGAAGCAGAATTCTGTCTGTCGCAGGGCACACAAAAAATCCTTCTGCAACTGTTACAG TGAAGGAATTTGATCCGCAGACTTGCATGTGGTCAAACATAGAGACTCAAGGGAAGGCACCA GTCTCGCGTGGAGGTCAATCAGCGACCCTTGTTGGAACAAGATTAGTCATGTTTGGTGGTGAAAATGCAAAGAgatctctcttgaatgatttgcaCATTCTTGACTTGGAAACCATGACCTGGAATGAAGTTGATTATAT CGGCACGCCTCCTTCTCCGAGGTCAGATCATGCTGCTGCATGCCATGCGGAGCGATATCTTCTAATTTTTGGTGGGGCCTCACATGCTATGTGCTTTAATGATCTGCATGTCCTTGATTTGAAGAGT ATGGAATGGTCCAGACCGAAACAACATGGTGTGACTCCAGCTTCACGAGCTGGCCATGCAGGCGTAACAGTAGGAGAAAACTGGTTTATTGTTGGTGGTGGCAATAATAAGAGTG GGGTCTCTGAAACTCTTCTTCTTAACATGTCCACATTTACATGGTCGGTTGTCACTACCGTCCAAGGACGTGTACCCCTTGCTAGTGAG GGCCTGAGTTTGGTTTTCGCATCCTTCACCGGAGAAGATGTTATTATTTCTTTTGGAGGATACAATGGGCATTATAGCAATGAG GTCTATGTTCTCAAACAGAGCTGCAAATCAAATGCACAGACCAGGATAGTGGACGGACCCGATAGTATAACCACAAGTAGGGCTGTGGAACCTGAGATTGAAACAGCTCAAGAGGGGAAAGTGAGGGAAATCATGATGGACAATGTTGATCCACTGCCTGCG AATGTCAGAAATGTGGAAACAAGTGAGAAACTTGTATCAGCCCTTAAAGTGGGGAATGAAGAATTGAGAGCAACAATTACCAGGGAACAATTCGAGATGGTCCATCTTAAGCAAGAGCTAGCTGATGCAGAGTCACGAAATGCAAACCTTACAAAG GAGCTTCAATCTGTCCGTGGTCAGCTTGCTGCTGAACAGTCAAGATGCTTCAAACTTGAG GTTGATGTTGCAGAACTAAGACAGAAGCTACAGACCATGGATACTCTACAAAAGGAGCTTGAGCTGCTTCAACGGCAGAAGGCTGCTGCTGAGCAAGCAGCATTGAATGCCGAAAGGCGGCAGGGTTCTCGTGGTGTGTGGGGTTGGCTTGCTGGAACTCCCCCTGACAAGTCTGATTCCTGA